From one Solanum stenotomum isolate F172 chromosome 12, ASM1918654v1, whole genome shotgun sequence genomic stretch:
- the LOC125848411 gene encoding uncharacterized protein LOC125848411, whose amino-acid sequence MDPPSPAPPSTATDSLLDLPPLPTPTTKVRLLCSYGGHIVQRPHDKTLCYAGGDNRVVAVDRRTTISSLSALSAHLSRTLYGNRPFYLKYQLPDEELDSLITVTTDEDLQNMLEEHDRTITASVTSSRIRLFLFPVKPESLGSALLDSKADSWFSDALNNTRIARRGQSTDSGFGHELIGFENLGGSNSVVSSEGQGDNLSTIGGSAGDAKQTLDFGGGSVPESMVLETSSSFGSTSSSISMSNIPAIGVQAEDGGVNLLDKRVRVPSSSASVESDSIVGSTGFQPKVGIHQEPLIQVMSSMASHSLFEAEGSNANPSLIQTPKMVQVSGYPLPQTLDGKQPQPGMQYVHGGACYVPHYPSGPLPVSSCYPFYQVPMQQPQQTPYPLNQQYPIYLVPVQQMQSHSMSVLPNINHAAVMASNLPPLHPQSVINPPSVAYKEVMAAQSVPESGSKVYTTVPTASLPISAPSQTRQQCTVLPEPQLISQPVSTASVPAANDANEFDDDLAYNQIYKSQPPPPSFISQCQTITKGAAVLLSESSMQMHSNNVMNQAPSHSQ is encoded by the exons ATGGACCCACCATCACCGGCTCCGCCGTCTACCGCCACCGATTCCCTCTTGGACTTACCACCTCTTCCCACTCCGACCACCAAGGTCCGCCTTTTATGCAGTTATGGTGGACATATAGTTCAACGTCCTCACGATAAAACTCTTTGTTATGCCGGCGGTGACAACCGTGTCGTCGCCGTCGACCGTCGCACCACCATTTCTTCTCTCTCCGCCCTTTCTGCCCATCTTTCTCGTACCCTTTACGGCAATCGTCCATTTTATCTCAAATACCAGCTTCCTGACGAGGAACTTGATTCTCTCATCACCGTCACCACCGATGAGGACTTACAGAACATGCTCGAAGAACACGATAGGACCATCACTGCGTCTGTTACATCTTCCCGTATCAGATTATTCCTCTTTCCCGTCAAACCTGAATCGTTGGGTTCGGCCCTACTTGATTCTAAAGCTGATTCTTGGTTTTCTGATGCTTTGAATAATACTCGGATCGCTAGAAGGGGTCAATCAACTGATTCAGGCTTTGGTCATGAGTTAATCGGTTTTGAAAATTTGGGTGGGTCCAATTCGGTTGTTTCTTCAGAGGGACAGGGTGATAATTTGAGTACAATTGGAGGGAGTGCTGGAGATGCCAAGCAAACATTGGATTTTGGTGGTGGTTCAGTGCCTGAGTCTATGGTTTTGGAGACTAGCTCTTCATTTGGGTCGACCAGTTCTTCCATTTCTATGTCTAATATACCTGCTATTGGAGTTCAAGCCGAGGATGGTGGTGTCAATTTGCTGGACAAAAGAGTCAGAGTACCCTCATCATCAGCTTCAGTAGAGAG CGATAGTATCGTTGGAAGTACGGGTTTTCAACCTAAAGTTGGAATTCACCAAGAGCCACTTATTCAAGTTATGTCCAGTATGGCCTCCCACAGTCTCTTCGAAGCAGAAGGCTCCAACGCCAATCCCTCTCTCATTCAGACGCCAAAAATGGTTCAGGTTTCTGGGTATCCACTACCTCAGACATTGGATGGGAAGCAGCCCCAACCTGGAATGCAGTATGTTCATGGTGGTGCCTGTTATGTACCTCATTATCCTAGCGGTCCTTTGCCAGTATCATCCTGTTATCCATTTTATCAGGTTCCCATGCAGCAGCCACAACAAACTCCTTATCCTCTGAATCAACAATACCCAATATATTTAGTTCCTGTGCAGCAAATGCAATCTCACAGTATGTCAGTGCTGCCCAACATTAATCATGCAGCAGTGATGGCGTCCAATCTGCCACCCTTGCATCCACAAAGTGTCATAAACCCTCCATCAGTAGCTTATAAGGAGGTCATGGCGGCTCAATCAGTGCCTGAGTCGGGTTCAAAAGTGTACACGACTGTCCCAACAGCATCACTACCCATTAGTGCGCCTTCTCAGACTCGGCAACAATGTACTGTCCTTCCTGAACCACAGCTTATTTCCCAACCTGTCTCAACTGCATCAGTTCCTGCTGCAAATGATGCAAATGAGTTTGATGATGATCTTGCATACAATCAGATATATAAATCTCAGCCTCCTCCACCTTCTTTCATTTCCCAGTGCCAAACCATTACAAAGGGGGCAGCAGTATTACTGTCAGAGTCTTCCATGCAGATGCACAGTAACAATGTAATGAACCAGGCACCATCACATTCTCAGTGA
- the LOC125849144 gene encoding lipid phosphate phosphatase 2-like isoform X1 yields MPWWDLRSVFVFKNFRCFSQSQNGLSQRLETSAGFSQLFRPLIAHKKHQQGRMRDAQPGSHTVNVRSHGVMVASYTVRSHGITVARTHLNDWLILILLLGIVVLLNAIHLFYRFVGKDMMEDLKYPLKSNTVPIWAVPVYAVLLPMVVFLLLYFRRRDVYDLHHAILGILFSVVVTAVITDAIKDAVGRPRPDFFWRCFPDGKEVYDKWGDVVCHGDKNVVREGHKSFPSGHTSLSFAGLGFLSLYLSGKIQVFDCRGHVAKLCLVLLPLLLASLVAISRVDDYWHHWQDVFAGGLIGLVVAALCYLQFFPPPYNDQGWATYAYFRMLEESQGTAVAANGENVNANNTCNAEVQIESRQNDRNNDTFTGISLSGDSGPTVEDLESGRR; encoded by the exons ATGCCATGGTGGGATTTGAGATCTGTTTTCGTTTTCAAGAATTTCAGATGCTTTTCGCAGTCTCAG AACGGATTAAGTCAAAGGTTGGAAACTTCTGCTGGATTTTCTCAACTGTTTCGGCCACTGATAGCCCACAAGAAACACCAG CAGGGTAGAATGAGGGATGCCCAGCCCGGATCACATACTGTGAACGTGAGGTCTCATGGTGTGATGGTGGCATCATATACTGTGAGGTCTCATGGTATAACAGTGGCAAGGACTCATTTGAATGACTGGCTGATCCTAATACTACTTTTGGGGATAGTTGTCCTTCTGAATGCTATCCATCTGTTTTATCGGTTTGTCGGGAAAGACATGATGGAAGACCTCAAGTATCCTTTAAAAAGTAATACTGTACCTATTTGGGCTGTGCCA GTGTATGCTGTTCTGCTGCCTATGGTTGTTTTTCTGCTCCTTTACTTTCGGCGAAGAGATGTCTATGATCTTCATCATGCCATATTGG GGATTTTGTTCTCTGTTGTGGTAACAGCCGTTATCACAGATGCTATAAAAGATGCAGTTGGACGGCCTAGGCCAGACTTCTTCTGGCGGTGTTTTCCAGATGGAAAAGAA GTTTACGATAAATGGGGAGATGTTGTATGCCATGGTGACAAAAATGTTGTCAGGGAAGGGCATAAGAGTTTTCCAAGTGGTCATACCTCCT TGTCCTTTGCTGGTCTTGGCTTTCTATCGCTTTATTTATCTGGCAAGATACAAGTCTTTGACTGTAGAGGACATGTTGCTAAACTGTGTCTCGTATtacttcctcttcttcttgcatCTCTGGTTGCCATTTCTCGGGTGGATGACTATTGGCATCATTGGCAGGATGTGTTTGCTGGAGGTCTGATTG GTCTTGTAGTTGCAGCATTATGCTATTTGCAGTTTTTCCCACCTCCATATAATGATCAAG GCTGGGCAACCTATGCTTACTTCCGTATGCTGGAGGAGTCCCAGGGAACTGCAGTAGCTGCTAATGGTGAAAATGTCAATGCAAATAATACATGCAACGCAGAGGTTCAAATAGAAAGTCGACAGAATGATAGAAACAACGACACGTTTACGGGCATTTCCTTGTCCGGGGATTCTGGTCCAACCGTGGAAGATCTAGAATCTGGGAGGAGGTAG
- the LOC125849144 gene encoding lipid phosphate phosphatase 2-like isoform X2, with the protein MPWWDLRSVFVFKNFRCFSQSQNGLSQRLETSAGFSQLFRPLIAHKKHQGRMRDAQPGSHTVNVRSHGVMVASYTVRSHGITVARTHLNDWLILILLLGIVVLLNAIHLFYRFVGKDMMEDLKYPLKSNTVPIWAVPVYAVLLPMVVFLLLYFRRRDVYDLHHAILGILFSVVVTAVITDAIKDAVGRPRPDFFWRCFPDGKEVYDKWGDVVCHGDKNVVREGHKSFPSGHTSLSFAGLGFLSLYLSGKIQVFDCRGHVAKLCLVLLPLLLASLVAISRVDDYWHHWQDVFAGGLIGLVVAALCYLQFFPPPYNDQGWATYAYFRMLEESQGTAVAANGENVNANNTCNAEVQIESRQNDRNNDTFTGISLSGDSGPTVEDLESGRR; encoded by the exons ATGCCATGGTGGGATTTGAGATCTGTTTTCGTTTTCAAGAATTTCAGATGCTTTTCGCAGTCTCAG AACGGATTAAGTCAAAGGTTGGAAACTTCTGCTGGATTTTCTCAACTGTTTCGGCCACTGATAGCCCACAAGAAACACCAG GGTAGAATGAGGGATGCCCAGCCCGGATCACATACTGTGAACGTGAGGTCTCATGGTGTGATGGTGGCATCATATACTGTGAGGTCTCATGGTATAACAGTGGCAAGGACTCATTTGAATGACTGGCTGATCCTAATACTACTTTTGGGGATAGTTGTCCTTCTGAATGCTATCCATCTGTTTTATCGGTTTGTCGGGAAAGACATGATGGAAGACCTCAAGTATCCTTTAAAAAGTAATACTGTACCTATTTGGGCTGTGCCA GTGTATGCTGTTCTGCTGCCTATGGTTGTTTTTCTGCTCCTTTACTTTCGGCGAAGAGATGTCTATGATCTTCATCATGCCATATTGG GGATTTTGTTCTCTGTTGTGGTAACAGCCGTTATCACAGATGCTATAAAAGATGCAGTTGGACGGCCTAGGCCAGACTTCTTCTGGCGGTGTTTTCCAGATGGAAAAGAA GTTTACGATAAATGGGGAGATGTTGTATGCCATGGTGACAAAAATGTTGTCAGGGAAGGGCATAAGAGTTTTCCAAGTGGTCATACCTCCT TGTCCTTTGCTGGTCTTGGCTTTCTATCGCTTTATTTATCTGGCAAGATACAAGTCTTTGACTGTAGAGGACATGTTGCTAAACTGTGTCTCGTATtacttcctcttcttcttgcatCTCTGGTTGCCATTTCTCGGGTGGATGACTATTGGCATCATTGGCAGGATGTGTTTGCTGGAGGTCTGATTG GTCTTGTAGTTGCAGCATTATGCTATTTGCAGTTTTTCCCACCTCCATATAATGATCAAG GCTGGGCAACCTATGCTTACTTCCGTATGCTGGAGGAGTCCCAGGGAACTGCAGTAGCTGCTAATGGTGAAAATGTCAATGCAAATAATACATGCAACGCAGAGGTTCAAATAGAAAGTCGACAGAATGATAGAAACAACGACACGTTTACGGGCATTTCCTTGTCCGGGGATTCTGGTCCAACCGTGGAAGATCTAGAATCTGGGAGGAGGTAG
- the LOC125849145 gene encoding protein TRIGALACTOSYLDIACYLGLYCEROL 5, chloroplastic — protein MQEKTFRLNGFAYRKADNNNSLWKLNLNRKRGKRDDKRQSVTDFIQENSRKLEEATLGPGGGFGIGCGVGVGLGAIGGLGLGGSDWNHLKLVFGVGMGCGLGIGFGYGQGIGVGFSLDEFKSRFFEPKSSSRNPFVIQI, from the coding sequence ATGCAGGAGAAAACCTTTCGCCTCAATGGATTTGCCTATCGGAAAGCTGACAACAACAATTCCCTCTGGAAGTTGAATCTCAACAGAAAAAGGGGAAAACGTGATGACAAGCGACAATCTGTAACAGATTTCATCCAAGAGAACAGCCGGAAACTAGAAGAAGCAACATTAGGCCCAGGCGGCGGTTTCGGAATTGGCTGTGGCGTCGGTGTCGGTCTTGGAGCAATTGGTGGTCTAGGTTTAGGTGGTTCCGATTGGAACCATCTCAAACTGGTTTTCGGAGTGGGTATGGGTTGTGGTCTTGGTATCGGGTTCGGGTATGGACAAGGAATTGGTGTTGGGTTTTCCTTGGACGAATTTAAGTCCAGATTTTTTGAACCCAAAAGCAGTTCCAGAAACCCCTTTGTAATTCAAATCTGA